A window of the Butyricimonas faecalis genome harbors these coding sequences:
- the argS gene encoding arginine--tRNA ligase translates to MTIEKMLTQQVLEAVKACYGVELTEKDVQLQETRKEFAGDLTVVVFPFTRYSRKSPEETAKELGEYLKQNIEEVETYNVIKGFLNVVISSAYWIEVLNDVAKEDKYGYAKEPSGKTYMIEYSSPNTNKPLHLGHIRNNFLGWSVSEIQKANGHKVIMANLVNDRGIHICKSMIAWEKFANGATPESTGIKGDHFVGDYYVRFDKEYKAQIKELMAQGKTEEEAKKEAPILLEAQEMLRKWEAGDEKVVSLWRTMNDWVLKGFDETYKMMGISFDKVYFESQTYKKGRDIVLKGLADGVLYRKDTGSVWADLTGDGLDHKLLLRDDGTSVYMTQDIGTAYDRFNEFNMDQEIYVVGNEQNYHFQVLSLVCKKLGFDWADKIKHLSYGMVELPEGKMKSREGTVVDADDLIEEMIHTARATSEELGKLDGYTKEEAEDVYRKVALGALKYFILKVDPKKTMMFNPKESIDFNGNTGPFIQYTYTRIKSVLRKAEEAGVKIVPGDIHTALTEKEQNLVKLIAKLPAVVKEAGDNYSPALIGNYAYELAKEFNQFYHDYSILKEENEQVRNLRLLLAQQCSVAIQNAMGMLGIEMPERM, encoded by the coding sequence ATGACGATAGAAAAAATGCTTACTCAGCAGGTGCTGGAGGCCGTAAAGGCTTGTTATGGGGTTGAATTAACCGAGAAAGACGTACAATTGCAGGAAACCCGGAAGGAATTTGCCGGTGATTTGACCGTGGTCGTTTTCCCGTTTACCCGATATTCCAGAAAATCGCCAGAAGAAACGGCTAAAGAGCTGGGAGAGTATTTGAAACAAAATATTGAAGAGGTGGAAACCTACAACGTGATCAAGGGATTCCTGAACGTGGTGATTTCTTCCGCTTACTGGATCGAGGTGTTGAATGACGTGGCAAAAGAGGATAAGTACGGTTACGCGAAGGAGCCTAGCGGGAAGACTTACATGATTGAATACTCTTCACCGAACACGAATAAGCCGTTGCATTTGGGACATATCCGGAATAATTTTCTAGGGTGGTCTGTTTCCGAGATACAGAAGGCAAACGGGCATAAAGTGATTATGGCGAACTTGGTGAATGATCGGGGTATTCATATTTGCAAGAGTATGATTGCTTGGGAGAAGTTTGCTAATGGCGCTACTCCGGAAAGCACGGGAATCAAGGGGGATCATTTCGTGGGGGATTATTACGTGCGTTTTGACAAGGAGTACAAGGCGCAGATCAAGGAGTTGATGGCGCAGGGCAAGACGGAAGAGGAGGCGAAGAAAGAGGCCCCGATTTTGTTGGAGGCTCAGGAGATGTTGCGTAAGTGGGAGGCCGGGGACGAGAAGGTGGTCTCTTTGTGGCGGACTATGAATGATTGGGTGTTGAAAGGTTTTGACGAGACCTATAAAATGATGGGAATCTCGTTTGATAAAGTATATTTTGAGTCACAGACTTACAAAAAAGGACGTGATATCGTGTTGAAAGGATTGGCTGACGGTGTGCTTTACCGGAAAGATACCGGAAGCGTGTGGGCCGATCTTACGGGTGATGGGTTGGATCACAAGTTGTTGTTGCGGGATGACGGAACTTCCGTTTATATGACGCAGGATATCGGTACGGCATACGATCGATTCAATGAATTTAACATGGATCAGGAGATATACGTGGTGGGTAACGAGCAGAATTACCATTTCCAAGTATTATCGTTGGTTTGTAAAAAGCTGGGATTTGATTGGGCCGACAAGATCAAGCATCTTTCTTACGGTATGGTTGAATTGCCGGAGGGGAAAATGAAATCCCGCGAGGGTACGGTGGTGGATGCCGACGATTTGATCGAGGAGATGATTCACACGGCTCGTGCGACTTCCGAGGAGTTGGGGAAACTGGACGGTTACACGAAGGAAGAGGCCGAGGACGTGTATCGTAAAGTGGCTTTGGGTGCGTTGAAGTATTTTATATTGAAGGTTGACCCGAAGAAGACCATGATGTTTAATCCGAAGGAATCGATTGATTTTAACGGGAACACGGGACCGTTTATCCAGTACACCTATACCCGTATCAAGTCGGTTTTGCGTAAGGCGGAAGAGGCCGGGGTTAAGATTGTTCCGGGAGATATTCATACGGCATTGACCGAGAAGGAACAGAATTTGGTGAAACTGATTGCTAAATTGCCCGCGGTCGTGAAAGAGGCCGGAGATAATTACAGCCCGGCATTGATCGGGAACTATGCTTATGAACTGGCAAAGGAATTTAACCAGTTCTATCATGATTACTCTATCC